One segment of Acidobacteriota bacterium DNA contains the following:
- a CDS encoding class 1 fructose-bisphosphatase, with translation LYPADRRHPEGKLRLLYEAGPMAFLFRQARGAESDGSGSLLERAPRTLHDRTPVLLGGERDVKEFLARRSGTDPERT, from the coding sequence CTCTACCCGGCCGACCGGCGTCACCCGGAAGGGAAACTGCGGCTCCTGTACGAAGCGGGACCGATGGCCTTCCTCTTCCGGCAGGCCCGCGGTGCGGAGAGCGACGGTTCCGGTTCCCTCCTCGAGCGCGCTCCGCGCACGCTCCACGACCGGACGCCGGTCCTGCTCGGTGGAGAGCGGGACGTGAAAGAGTTTCTCGCCCGGCGCAGCGGAACGGATCCC